Proteins from one Desulfonema limicola genomic window:
- the ilvA gene encoding threonine ammonia-lyase: MIPIDNIYKAAEIIKKTVIRTPLVYSPTMSRIFGADIWLKLENLQKTGSFKIRGAAYKILTRKKEICPGGVVAASAGNHAQGVALAATNAGIKSTIVMPEWASISKQEATLSYGGKVVLAGQSIGESLKKAREIAEKGKTFIHPFDDLDIITGQGTIGLEILEDLKDADMLLVPIGGGGLISGTACAAKHLNPGIKIIGVQAAFCPSAYQSFLKGNISLVKSRLSIADGINVRQTGRLNFQIIKKYIDDIVLVKEEHIAAAILMLLERKKILAEGAGAVPLAALINRAVKIHPNTKIVLIISGGNVDSPLVGRIIQKGLLKNGRLMRVKLHLNDIPGSLSNLLSLIAGLKANILHIYHDRHIQDMALNMTYVELELETRGHDHINEIQESLNNSGYKSV, from the coding sequence ATGATTCCAATAGACAATATTTACAAAGCAGCAGAAATAATAAAAAAAACGGTAATACGCACTCCCCTGGTATATTCCCCGACTATGAGCCGGATCTTTGGTGCTGATATATGGTTAAAGCTGGAAAACCTTCAAAAAACCGGTTCATTTAAAATTCGCGGTGCAGCATATAAAATTTTGACCAGGAAAAAGGAAATCTGCCCCGGAGGTGTTGTGGCTGCTTCAGCAGGCAACCATGCCCAGGGAGTAGCCCTGGCAGCTACCAATGCAGGGATTAAATCCACCATTGTAATGCCTGAATGGGCTTCCATAAGCAAACAGGAGGCAACCCTTTCTTATGGCGGCAAAGTAGTGCTGGCAGGTCAAAGTATTGGGGAAAGCCTGAAAAAAGCCAGGGAAATTGCAGAAAAAGGCAAAACCTTTATCCATCCTTTTGACGATCTTGACATTATTACAGGCCAGGGAACAATCGGACTGGAAATTCTTGAGGATTTGAAGGATGCAGACATGCTTTTAGTACCCATAGGAGGAGGGGGTCTTATTTCAGGGACAGCCTGTGCTGCAAAACATTTAAATCCTGGTATAAAAATCATTGGTGTCCAGGCTGCTTTTTGTCCTTCAGCTTATCAATCTTTTCTTAAAGGAAACATAAGCCTGGTAAAATCCCGATTATCCATTGCTGACGGCATAAATGTCAGGCAGACAGGCAGGCTGAATTTTCAAATTATTAAAAAATATATTGATGATATTGTGCTGGTAAAAGAAGAACATATTGCAGCTGCCATTCTTATGCTGCTGGAGCGGAAAAAAATCCTGGCTGAAGGCGCAGGAGCTGTTCCCCTGGCAGCCTTGATAAACCGGGCTGTTAAAATTCATCCAAATACAAAAATAGTTTTAATAATAAGCGGCGGCAATGTGGACAGCCCCCTTGTAGGAAGAATTATACAAAAGGGATTGTTAAAAAATGGAAGGCTTATGCGGGTAAAGCTTCATTTAAATGATATTCCAGGATCCCTTTCAAACCTGCTTTCACTTATTGCCGGGTTAAAAGCAAATATACTTCATATTTACCATGACAGGCATATCCAGGATATGGCATTAAATATGACTTATGTAGAACTTGAACTTGAAACCCGGGGACATGACCATATTAATGAAATCCAGGAAAGTTTAAACAATTCTGGTTATAAGTCAGTATAA
- a CDS encoding DUF349 domain-containing protein, whose translation MGIADFIRPKWKHSNPEIRLKAVKEMDISSTDRLENIAANDPDSQVRIEAIQKISSEKVLLDLHDRAFGQSDSPVAEAAKNRLNTIYYHNILQTSDTGIQTACIDKINDEKVLASLACEIEDIDVRTLAAKKIYNPDLLCQITENNCGLKTGTAIVDKLSEIEHLTRIAQNASNKKVKKHAQNKLDAIYEERNRPAPEDIKNAEIKEICEQIANINKSEISFETEKLLSEIDAKWEALSPDSSHELSTCFKKARLEIEEKLKHLHKAEQIKENLESICSMAESLSTNISDNTEKNIDELEKSWAEQEKDLILETVRTDLQQRFDNACKNFLQKREKHIQETAAFQEKIEHLKSLCTQASDLAEKPDPALDLQETDKKINLLKEQWHKSFFDHFETRQLQENFEKALDAVKENQENFEKTRKQEQAAQEKQLVKLCETAESAVNEEERLGLEQKIRAVQQEWKETGDLVPEIKEALFPRFRDACDNFFIKQREYWEYLEWERWANLNQKEELCKIIELLAQTDKIQGTAKITREAQSRWKEIGPVSKDKSEAVWNRFSLACDKVFQRCLDYKKELYNQLSNILESCKQDQDNINWTQTSETIKEIQSEWNAVGTLPLALEKDLRQNFQELCNIFFEDRREFYQQRDEERLDNLKIKTKLCEKAESMSFSEDWNTTASKYKNIQRQWKETGPVPKNEGDELWQRFRTACNTFFDRMKAGEPENLRLKQELCNKVEELLKDHIEDTDMEKISRELIELQKQWKEIGPVPIEDADFIWQRFHKPCDEFFEKRKEYIKQLESQQEQNKVLKEDLIARAEILSESKEWKETGEELKEIQKTWKEIGPCSHKTEQELWIQFRKACDHFFTSRKNFFDKLDNERMENLKNKETLCLSLEALARLVIPERTLDTVNAVPSAEQLSIALDYKNEIIVPGNNKATWDRAMQKVKEIQKKWKEIGPVPSEQDENLWKRFRSAGDIFFKTGPDHENPDHENLEKG comes from the coding sequence ATGGGTATAGCAGATTTCATAAGGCCAAAATGGAAACACAGCAATCCTGAAATCCGTCTTAAAGCAGTTAAAGAAATGGATATATCTTCAACAGATCGTCTGGAAAATATTGCTGCTAATGACCCTGATTCTCAAGTGCGCATAGAAGCCATTCAAAAAATAAGCAGTGAAAAGGTATTGCTTGATCTGCATGACCGTGCTTTTGGTCAAAGTGATTCTCCTGTTGCTGAAGCAGCAAAAAACCGTTTAAATACAATATACTACCATAATATTTTACAAACCAGTGATACAGGGATTCAAACAGCTTGTATAGACAAGATTAATGATGAAAAGGTTCTTGCTTCTCTTGCCTGTGAGATTGAAGATATTGATGTCCGTACACTTGCTGCAAAAAAGATATATAATCCAGACCTGCTTTGCCAGATAACAGAAAATAACTGCGGGCTGAAAACCGGAACAGCTATTGTTGATAAATTATCTGAAATAGAACATCTTACAAGGATTGCCCAGAACGCCAGTAATAAAAAAGTAAAAAAACATGCTCAAAATAAACTGGATGCAATTTATGAAGAACGTAACCGTCCTGCACCTGAAGATATTAAAAATGCTGAAATAAAAGAAATATGTGAACAGATTGCAAATATAAACAAATCTGAAATCAGCTTTGAAACTGAAAAGCTTTTATCAGAAATTGATGCAAAATGGGAAGCATTATCACCTGACAGCAGCCATGAACTCAGCACTTGTTTTAAAAAAGCAAGGCTGGAAATAGAGGAAAAACTAAAACATCTTCATAAAGCTGAACAAATAAAAGAAAATCTTGAATCAATATGCAGCATGGCTGAGAGTTTAAGCACCAATATATCTGACAATACGGAAAAAAATATAGATGAACTTGAAAAAAGCTGGGCAGAACAAGAAAAAGACCTTATTTTAGAAACAGTCAGGACTGACTTGCAGCAGCGATTTGACAATGCCTGTAAAAATTTTTTGCAAAAGCGTGAAAAACATATTCAGGAAACAGCAGCTTTCCAGGAAAAAATTGAACACCTGAAATCCCTTTGCACCCAGGCTTCAGACCTGGCTGAAAAACCAGACCCGGCTCTTGATCTTCAGGAAACTGATAAAAAGATAAATCTTCTGAAAGAACAATGGCATAAATCTTTTTTTGACCATTTTGAAACAAGGCAGTTACAGGAAAATTTTGAAAAAGCTCTGGATGCTGTTAAAGAAAACCAGGAAAATTTTGAAAAAACACGGAAACAGGAACAGGCTGCCCAGGAAAAACAGCTTGTAAAATTATGTGAAACTGCAGAATCTGCTGTGAATGAAGAAGAACGTTTGGGACTTGAACAAAAGATCAGGGCTGTTCAGCAGGAATGGAAAGAAACCGGCGATCTGGTTCCAGAAATCAAAGAAGCCCTGTTCCCCAGATTTAGAGATGCTTGTGATAATTTTTTTATAAAACAGAGAGAATACTGGGAATATCTTGAGTGGGAAAGATGGGCAAATCTTAATCAAAAAGAAGAATTATGTAAAATAATTGAACTTCTTGCCCAGACAGATAAAATACAGGGAACTGCCAAAATTACCCGTGAAGCTCAAAGCAGATGGAAAGAAATCGGGCCTGTATCAAAGGATAAATCAGAAGCAGTATGGAACCGGTTCAGCCTGGCTTGTGATAAGGTTTTCCAGAGATGCCTTGATTATAAAAAAGAGCTTTATAATCAGCTTTCCAATATTCTGGAATCCTGTAAACAAGATCAGGATAATATAAACTGGACTCAAACATCAGAAACAATAAAAGAAATTCAATCAGAATGGAATGCTGTGGGAACCCTTCCCTTAGCTCTTGAAAAGGATTTACGCCAGAATTTCCAGGAACTCTGCAATATTTTTTTTGAAGACCGCCGTGAGTTTTATCAGCAAAGGGATGAAGAACGCCTGGATAACCTGAAGATAAAAACCAAACTTTGTGAAAAAGCTGAATCCATGTCTTTTTCAGAGGACTGGAACACAACAGCCTCAAAATATAAAAATATACAGCGCCAATGGAAAGAAACAGGACCTGTTCCTAAAAACGAAGGTGATGAACTGTGGCAAAGGTTCAGGACTGCCTGCAATACATTTTTTGACAGGATGAAAGCCGGAGAACCTGAAAATTTAAGACTTAAACAGGAATTGTGCAATAAGGTTGAAGAGCTGCTTAAAGATCATATTGAAGATACAGATATGGAAAAAATAAGCAGGGAACTCATAGAACTGCAAAAACAATGGAAGGAAATAGGCCCTGTTCCCATTGAAGATGCAGATTTTATCTGGCAGAGATTTCATAAACCATGTGATGAATTTTTTGAAAAACGAAAAGAATATATAAAACAGCTTGAATCCCAGCAGGAACAAAATAAAGTATTAAAAGAAGATTTGATTGCCCGTGCTGAAATTTTGTCAGAATCAAAAGAATGGAAAGAAACAGGAGAAGAACTTAAAGAAATTCAAAAAACATGGAAGGAAATCGGGCCTTGCTCTCATAAAACAGAGCAGGAATTATGGATTCAATTTCGGAAAGCATGTGATCATTTCTTTACCAGCAGAAAGAATTTTTTTGACAAACTGGATAATGAACGCATGGAAAACCTTAAAAACAAAGAAACCCTGTGCCTTTCCCTTGAAGCACTTGCCCGTCTTGTAATCCCTGAAAGAACACTTGATACTGTTAATGCTGTTCCTTCAGCAGAACAACTCAGCATAGCCCTTGATTATAAAAATGAGATCATTGTTCCAGGAAATAATAAGGCAACATGGGACAGGGCAATGCAGAAGGTTAAAGAGATTCAAAAAAAGTGGAAAGAAATCGGGCCTGTTCCCAGCGAACAAGATGAAAATCTCTGGAAACGTTTTCGCAGTGCCGGGGATATATTTTTCAAAACCGGGCCAGATCATGAAAATCCAGACCATGAAAATCTTGAAAAAGGATAA
- a CDS encoding recombinase family protein — protein MNDFLKSLRSNSKDKRFDRSSRRPYNPQYNGNPQYRSDEEVNGNLKRGHLPGSDNEKLTKLAEGFLPEIKTFMESIAENQKRMTDAEERKAEMLAEIAKSLQALLKSGISLPLNQLDQVVENQTFYEPGNNPKIENNDNNNPAAPDRETILNIIFSMREKGTTFGEIASFLDSKNIPTFSKKGTWHAQTIHRICKKMNK, from the coding sequence ATGAACGATTTTTTAAAAAGCCTGAGAAGTAACAGCAAAGACAAACGTTTTGACAGAAGTTCCAGAAGGCCCTACAATCCCCAGTATAATGGAAATCCCCAGTACAGATCTGACGAAGAGGTAAACGGAAATTTAAAAAGAGGTCATCTGCCTGGATCTGATAATGAAAAATTAACAAAACTGGCAGAAGGTTTTTTACCTGAAATCAAAACCTTTATGGAGAGCATTGCTGAAAATCAAAAACGAATGACAGATGCCGAGGAACGAAAAGCAGAAATGCTGGCAGAGATTGCAAAGTCCCTCCAGGCTCTGCTTAAATCAGGTATTTCCCTGCCTTTAAATCAGTTAGATCAGGTTGTTGAAAATCAAACTTTTTATGAACCAGGAAATAATCCAAAGATTGAAAATAATGATAATAACAACCCTGCTGCTCCTGACAGGGAAACAATATTAAACATTATTTTTTCCATGCGTGAAAAAGGAACAACCTTTGGAGAGATTGCATCTTTCCTGGATTCTAAAAATATTCCTACTTTTTCAAAAAAAGGAACCTGGCACGCCCAGACTATTCATAGAATTTGTAAAAAAATGAATAAGTAA
- a CDS encoding NTP transferase domain-containing protein, with translation MTKDTNTASIIMAAGRGSRMKSYDGNKTLLPLIPGKSLFEGSYPVLLHILKALPAGPKALVVNYKSEDIKKATQGFDLTYWCQPKLNGTGGAILAVREFIENQSCNSLAVTMGDVPFIKAGTYDRLLDKLDKHHFVILGFVPEDKKRYGVLEIQGDQVKKITEWKYWKDFSEKDQKALTICNSGIYAVRRKCLLDYLPVLESRPQIVHKERNGEMVAVQEYFLTDIVEYMNKDNLSIGYVLTDNEMETMGIDDPASLEKAQQCYKKMQGCA, from the coding sequence ATGACAAAAGATACAAATACTGCTTCAATTATTATGGCAGCAGGCAGGGGAAGCCGCATGAAATCATATGACGGCAATAAAACCCTGCTGCCCCTGATTCCCGGCAAATCTTTGTTTGAAGGGTCTTATCCTGTTCTTCTGCACATACTCAAGGCGCTTCCAGCCGGTCCAAAGGCACTGGTTGTTAATTATAAAAGTGAAGATATAAAAAAAGCAACACAGGGTTTTGACCTGACTTACTGGTGTCAGCCAAAGCTTAATGGCACCGGAGGTGCAATTCTGGCTGTTCGTGAATTTATTGAAAATCAATCATGTAACAGCCTGGCTGTTACAATGGGTGATGTGCCCTTTATAAAGGCTGGGACCTATGACAGGTTATTGGATAAGCTTGATAAACATCATTTTGTTATTTTAGGATTTGTGCCTGAAGATAAAAAAAGATACGGGGTTTTGGAAATCCAGGGAGATCAGGTTAAGAAAATTACAGAATGGAAATACTGGAAAGATTTTTCTGAAAAAGATCAAAAGGCATTAACAATATGCAACTCAGGTATTTATGCAGTCCGCAGAAAATGTCTGCTTGATTATCTGCCCGTACTGGAATCAAGACCCCAGATTGTTCATAAAGAGCGAAATGGTGAAATGGTAGCAGTTCAGGAATATTTTCTCACTGATATTGTTGAATATATGAATAAAGATAATTTATCAATAGGTTATGTGCTTACAGACAATGAAATGGAAACCATGGGTATTGACGATCCCGCATCCCTTGAAAAAGCTCAACAATGTTATAAAAAAATGCAGGGCTGCGCTTAG
- a CDS encoding PEP/pyruvate-binding domain-containing protein, whose protein sequence is MNSKSHNMVNHFAPGAFETRVKVFHELMACKIKEILLISTPYDAFIMEEDGSLTSKIIHEYQGLNLSSPPRITKAFSAKEALEIFMQKKFDLVITMPGLEDMETYPLVMEIKSIKPELPVILLAHSPQDIDQDISNTCKIIDNEFIWTGNSDLLLALIKHVEDSLNVEADTKNGMVRVLILVEDSPFYRSFFLPLIYRAVVKQIRSVLEESLTQEHQLLKMRARPKILVAENFEKALYFFERFRPYVFGIMSDTRFPKDCKITADAGVLLLSHIKKEIPHLPLLLMSSEPENKHRAEDIQAVFIDKNAHDLYARIENFFLNYLGFGDFVFRLPDKTEIGRASNLRSLEKILLQIPDEPVEYNARRHRFSNWLMARSELALASEFAKVEVSDFDSIEKVKHYIVSTIHCLRKCRQKGVVVQFDSKEFDPDISDFVKIGKGSLGGKARGLAFMSSLLHQVTDIAEKYPEINILVPQTLVIATDGFESFISLNNLHYLLSLPACAETDREIQARFLKAEIPGQLYNDLKLFLEKVRTPLSVRSSSLMEDAHFQSYSGLYKTYMIPNNHPDISVRLHHLATAVKLVYASTYFEKPRNFAKNISFQFQEDSMAVIIQQLAGRQYGDFFYPSISGKAQSWNFYPFSYMKPEDGIARIALGFGEILEQGEIALRFSPSYPHLLPQFSSVEDILAYSQRFFYALRIDNYPESLDIRESGNLEKRDVHDAEDEFSVKSLCSTYIPEENRIRDTAYVQGLKILTFAPVLKYNILPLPELLKDILELGHKGMGSPVEIEFSVNLGQDKQEKPSFFLLQLRPMSAGKLNQDVQISRHEIKNALCFSNHALGHGSNQDIKDIVFVKPDDFDPKETMAIANEIGQINEGLIKKNRPYLLIGPGRWGSSDRWLGIPVQWTDISGVNAIIEVKDPRLPAEPSQGSHFFQKITGLGIHYITLDQNSSDYLDWSKLYSMPKIKETRFLCHVRHEKPLILKNDGRISCCVILTA, encoded by the coding sequence ATGAATTCAAAATCACATAATATGGTCAATCATTTTGCTCCTGGTGCTTTTGAAACCCGCGTAAAAGTCTTTCATGAGTTAATGGCCTGTAAAATCAAAGAAATCCTTTTGATTTCTACTCCTTACGATGCATTTATCATGGAAGAAGACGGCAGTCTTACCTCAAAGATTATTCATGAATACCAGGGGCTTAATCTCAGCAGTCCCCCCAGAATTACCAAAGCTTTTTCTGCAAAAGAAGCTCTTGAAATTTTCATGCAAAAAAAATTTGACCTGGTTATTACCATGCCAGGACTTGAAGATATGGAAACATATCCACTGGTAATGGAGATAAAAAGCATAAAACCCGAACTCCCTGTTATCCTTTTGGCACACAGTCCCCAGGATATTGATCAGGATATTTCCAATACCTGTAAAATAATAGATAATGAATTTATCTGGACAGGTAACTCTGATCTGCTTCTTGCTCTTATAAAACATGTAGAAGACAGCCTTAATGTTGAGGCTGACACAAAAAACGGAATGGTCAGGGTCTTGATCCTGGTAGAAGATTCGCCTTTTTACAGATCTTTTTTCCTTCCTCTTATATACAGGGCAGTTGTAAAACAAATACGTTCTGTTCTTGAAGAAAGCCTGACTCAGGAACATCAGCTTCTGAAAATGAGGGCAAGACCCAAGATTCTTGTGGCTGAAAATTTTGAAAAAGCACTATATTTTTTTGAAAGATTCAGACCCTATGTATTTGGCATAATGTCAGATACCAGATTTCCCAAAGATTGTAAAATAACTGCTGATGCAGGGGTTCTTCTGTTATCACATATAAAAAAAGAGATTCCCCACCTGCCCCTTCTTCTCATGAGTTCTGAACCTGAAAACAAGCACAGGGCAGAGGATATCCAGGCTGTGTTTATTGATAAAAATGCCCATGATCTTTATGCCAGAATAGAAAATTTTTTCCTGAATTATCTTGGATTTGGTGATTTTGTTTTTCGCCTGCCTGATAAAACTGAAATTGGCAGAGCTTCCAACCTGCGCTCCCTTGAAAAAATTCTTTTGCAGATTCCTGATGAACCTGTTGAATACAATGCCAGGCGGCACCGCTTTTCCAACTGGCTTATGGCACGTTCTGAACTGGCTCTTGCTTCGGAATTTGCCAAAGTAGAGGTGTCTGACTTTGACTCTATTGAAAAAGTAAAGCATTATATTGTTTCAACTATCCATTGTTTAAGAAAATGCAGGCAAAAAGGTGTGGTTGTCCAGTTTGATTCCAAAGAATTTGATCCTGATATTTCAGACTTTGTTAAAATTGGAAAAGGTTCTCTGGGCGGAAAAGCCAGGGGACTTGCTTTTATGTCCAGCCTGCTGCACCAGGTAACAGATATTGCAGAAAAATATCCTGAGATTAATATACTAGTACCTCAAACCCTGGTCATTGCCACAGATGGCTTTGAATCATTTATATCCCTAAATAATCTGCACTACCTCCTTTCCCTGCCTGCTTGTGCTGAAACAGACAGGGAAATCCAGGCACGCTTTTTAAAAGCAGAGATTCCTGGTCAGCTTTATAATGATCTTAAATTGTTCCTGGAAAAAGTCCGCACCCCTCTTTCGGTTCGTTCATCCAGCCTGATGGAAGATGCTCATTTCCAATCTTATTCAGGGCTTTATAAAACATATATGATCCCTAACAACCATCCTGATATTTCTGTACGTCTTCACCATCTTGCAACAGCAGTAAAACTGGTATATGCTTCTACTTATTTTGAAAAACCCAGAAACTTTGCAAAAAATATTTCCTTCCAGTTCCAGGAAGACAGTATGGCTGTCATTATTCAACAATTGGCAGGCCGGCAGTACGGGGATTTTTTTTACCCTTCCATATCTGGAAAAGCTCAATCCTGGAATTTTTATCCTTTTTCTTATATGAAACCTGAAGATGGAATAGCCAGGATTGCCCTGGGGTTTGGAGAAATTCTTGAACAAGGGGAAATTGCCCTGAGATTTTCCCCTTCATATCCTCATTTACTGCCTCAATTTTCAAGTGTTGAAGATATACTTGCATACAGCCAGCGCTTTTTTTATGCTCTCCGCATTGATAATTATCCTGAATCCCTTGATATCAGGGAATCAGGAAACCTTGAAAAAAGGGATGTACATGATGCAGAAGATGAATTTTCAGTTAAAAGCCTTTGCAGTACTTATATTCCCGAAGAAAACAGGATTCGTGACACAGCTTATGTCCAAGGACTTAAAATTTTAACATTTGCTCCTGTTCTAAAATACAATATCCTTCCTTTGCCTGAACTGCTTAAAGACATACTCGAACTTGGACATAAAGGGATGGGAAGTCCGGTAGAGATTGAATTTTCAGTAAATCTGGGACAGGACAAACAAGAAAAACCCAGCTTTTTCTTGCTTCAATTACGTCCCATGTCAGCAGGAAAATTAAACCAGGATGTTCAGATAAGCAGACATGAAATCAAGAATGCCCTTTGTTTTTCAAACCATGCTCTTGGTCATGGCAGTAACCAGGATATAAAAGACATAGTTTTTGTTAAACCTGATGATTTTGATCCAAAAGAAACAATGGCAATTGCAAATGAGATAGGGCAGATAAATGAAGGACTTATTAAAAAAAACAGGCCCTATTTATTGATAGGTCCAGGCAGGTGGGGATCTTCTGACAGATGGCTTGGGATTCCAGTCCAATGGACTGATATATCAGGTGTAAATGCAATAATTGAAGTAAAAGATCCCAGGCTTCCAGCAGAGCCTTCCCAGGGATCCCATTTTTTTCAAAAGATCACTGGTCTGGGGATTCATTATATAACATTAGATCAAAACTCTTCAGACTATCTTGACTGGTCTAAACTCTATTCCATGCCCAAAATTAAGGAAACACGCTTTCTTTGTCATGTCAGGCATGAAAAACCCCTTATTTTAAAAAATGACGGCAGAATTTCCTGCTGTGTTATCCTGACAGCGTAA